The region cctTATCCTCAATTTGCACTTTCTTTTTCACTGATTTCGTTTTCATTGTTCAATTGGGAGTAGAATgggaagaaaaaataattaaagctttttaaaatttattttacgACCAATAAGTATATTATATGTTTAAAGACTCCAAAATGTGATCTTGATGCATTGATATTTAATGATCATATATATCTCATCCAAATCATGGTCaaatcttaaaaaaaacaactacGATTATTCACTAtcatttattcttcttctttcatCTTATTATTAGTACTTcattcgtcccataatagatatcacacttcctttttagtttgtcccacaaaagatatcatatttcattttttggataaagttctctctcatatttatataaatatattattttctctttccacttaacacacaaaacaacacctcctaaaatctcgtgtcaattcccaagtgtgacatttactatgtgacggatggagtattattttgtcaACTAGATTATTTATGTAGTTTCTCTTATCATtacaaatattattatcatcgtATAAGTAGAATCCTTGTTACCTAgatttagtagtactactagtaaAGTAATTAATAAGTGCGAATCAGCCGTCATGGTTGATGACACACACATCATCAAGCACTGAATTTCCTTATCAATTTCAATGACTTGAATTTGTTGGTGCCTTAACGTGGCCACGTCCATTAGTTCCAATTTCATTTCAATTGCAGCATGGCCTCTCTCAAATAATCCAATCAAACTGTGGTTTCATATCTCTCAAATTTCAGCTGCAGCTACTAATTTCTTAATATTACAAACAACCAATCATAGCTAGCCATGATTCCCAATTTCAATATcatcaataattaattttgtcgTTGCATTAAATTTGATGACAAAGATTGAGAGAGGCACCCATATTCCAGGGCTCAAATATCATGGAGCGAGCTACCATATTAGTCCCTAAGGGCATTAGCAGTGGGGCACCTTAAGgagcgccctatggcgcgccacgtcatcagttttatcctcctctCTCCcgcctgcagtggggcgccctaagcgcgccacatcatcattttattgttttgtttaattaatttaaatgttttcaaataacaagtaacgagtaaataaaaaacgtctaaataacaaatggcgacgcattaataaaaaaaagttacaccattcaacttacaaaaaaaaataactaagtcggtgcaattctcaacttccgacgcagctcatcgattaacgcccggagatattcggcttcgtcggggtcggtacacttcttgagggccttgtgcgtctgcaataacgtcctcgccatcgacgttgttgccaacgactcaaacgcggtggccgtctgggtcgggagcgttCCCGGGAACAGAGATGGgtttgcagcggtcgaggatgaggtcaCGGCCGCCTTCCCCTtagccttcgcagccttgacgccgggaggacgccggggtgccggaactcccttcatcaacgtacgtccggttgaggtcaaccgggtgattgccgctgccgctgctcgtgtaatcaccagcttcggtggtcttcgtcctcttcggcgcaccagtgtgcagaattctaCCTTgaaacttctgcttgtccctcaagagcgcccagacagcctcgtgcttgaagtcgccgtacatcgaccggtacgacaacagcgctttagcgcgcacgtcgctcaagctctcgccgctcccctgtgcccgcatgaacttctcgaactccgccgcgtacaagttcacttgcttcttcacttgatcccagtgcttgcggagttgctcacgtttTCGCTTGTACTCAgtcggcggcttggcctcattgtagaggccggcgatgcgctcccagtacgcgacctgcctctggttgttcgcgaaaatcgggtcttccgatatatctacccaacaccttaccaaaatgagggtttcgtcgtcggtgtagttcgtacggccgggtgcgtactcatcgcaatttttgggaggcggcaacttctgcgcccgatgccggttccgcttctttttggctggggcggaagcagTCGCGGCGGGTTCGGGAACGGCCGCTGCGGCGTCACGGCGGGAGGGAGCGCttggtcggtttggagacggctccatgtcagacaacccgtacgattccgtactgaaatcgggatcgtactgggtgtcggcatcgaacgaacgatattcgccgggttctgtacccggccaacgcacctctccgctaaacataggactattgggacttgaatccatttcgtagtaattatgtaaatgtactaagtttcgaaagtgaaatcgtgtaatgaaattacaaatgaactctatttataaaaaaacgaaaccgcatgccatcgtccgcgtcgattgttcgcgtagcccacagtgggccggacgatggcgcggacgatggcctatcgtccgcggccatcgtccgcgtaggccgcaatggggcggacgatgggcatcgtccgcgctatactccgcgcccttagtatagggtgCGGCGATCGTCtgcggcctatgtcacgcacccgcaatggggcgggcGCGGATGATGCGCGCCATCTCGCGGTGTCTCGGTGGCTCTCGGACGAGCCACCGCTCCGCGCCAGTCACCGCCGTGTCGACCTTGACCCGGGTTccgtctggtgcgtgtggtctcTGCCGGCAGCGCGCACGAGTCCCCACTCGtttgcgcgtcgccccgtgatcacggctcccggctcccactgtctcgacatccctatctcGATCGCACATGGttcgttcgagcaattcaagttctttgattcgatagttcttgagttcatcatgcataattaattaaacaaaacaccaagaacatgcttcgcaatcaaataatacatgcatacatgaattttgcgaaatttaaatccaaataatcagagccaaagactggctctgataccaattgaaggggctggcagcggaagcgtgcggacaaaacggatcacatgaatttgatctatttagcagattatttagacaaaatctattcgcgtaattatcacatgtatcatgctaataacttgaattaaaacatgctttagcacataaaattcctaaaacatgcttattacggaattagccaatttacctcgttgattcaatcaagaatcgatgatggcttgctccgtctccacgtgaagatcttcaatacaagacctcggatcttctgactggtgtcccgcactatacgctgatatttgtgtgggcaaatctcaccaacgtactaggactcgaataatggaagacagaactcagctcacggaggagagcacaattttcgaaaatcactATTTtgaggggggacgaaaatttgacaaattaattattgtgttttctgtctcctttattcttctatttgtttaagttacatattgggcccagtcagggatctaaggaagaatctggaacaggcctcacccaattagctttttactaattaaattgaacccacaatttaatataagcttatattggaatattacgagtagCCACTACAGatgtaatattgcactgccttccaaatccgaaattacaagtattccgggtttcctttaattgtatttgatttatttcccgcgcttaagatggaaacatccattaattaattaatgtctcctatagacataattaattaacatatttcgaattccaagagtggacttagcaaaaaactcttatttattattcatagagtaatcaaactccaactagctaggttccgaataattaaacctcgtttcgagctcctcttgtggatgttatcaaacgagactctcctcgcgcacgtttcaacataatagcaatcctagcacctctagataatgatcaccactacccaatatacctggatcgttgggttacgaaaaacccgtacctttggtaagtcaaagtagtggatactcaatatcgtatgctcaatgctaacgtacattgattaagaaattaattctcaagacctcgtctttcagtagatagcataaagactcgtcttgctgttagatccattcagtgctataccacaccaacgtcatcttatttcaataaggtttagaaataatcggactgacattgcaacctttcgcgataggtagtctaggcctatctaggttgtgaaattcttatttttctttgtttagaactgaccgtgttaccttaaattggacgacgcccacaaccggtctactaaaacaaagacttagactttgttacgtttgctcatacatttaaatatacaataaacaaccattaaatgtaaaacataacaacattatgacaaaaataatctgttgcatttattgaaaaataaccattagagttttacagtatccaatcactcgaaatgtgatttctagtatacaaaaccctaacactccatccgtcccaataaatatgcaacatttggttTCTGGCATGGaattttatgcagtgttgttttatgagttaagagcatccacaatagtggactaaCGCCCGCCCTAGCCAGCGGCTCAGGCATGACGTTAGTCCACTATTGGGTTAGGCAAACGGGACGGACGAGAGCCTGACGGATGAGAGGTCGGGCGTGGACTTTAGGCGTTAGCCGATCATTCGTCGATCGCTTGCCGCCTATTGTGCTGCGAGCGATCGGCTAACgccctaattttttttatttcaaatctatatatacgactcgttgcacttcatttcattcgcaccacttgttttaacgagtatctcttcctcctctcttatTATCTGTAGATAAAAATGGCTcatgatggtgatgatgatcCAATGCAGCGAATTGACGACCGAGTTATGGGCCCAGACATCCGCAGAGATAGATCGGTTGGTGCAACAGCACGTGCAGCAACAGATGCAGCCGGTGGcccctcgacccatccatcatTGACTTACAGTCGCCCAGGACCACGTCGGTGCCCACCAGCGGTTGTTTGACGACTACTTCACTAAGGAGCCACGGTTTAGGGAGTCGTTTTTCCGTCAGCGTTTTAGAATGCACCGACCGCTCTTTCTGCATATCGTGACGACGTTAGAGGCTCGGTACAAGTATTTCCGATTCAGAGAGGATGCGAGCTGTAGACTGGTCTATCGCCGATAAAGAAGTGCACCGCTACAATTAGGCAGTTGGCCTATGGAGGCgtggccgacatgttcgacgagtagcTTCACATAGGCAAAACGACTGCCCGTGAGTGTCTAATGAATTTTTGTCGGGGCGTCATCCACATATTCAGGGATACATATCTTCGAAAGCCTACCCCTCACGACGCCAAGGTCTGATGAACTTGCACGGTTTTCCCggaatgttgggcagcatagattgtatgcattggaagtggaagaactgcaccgccgcttggaaagggatgtacacgaGCGTCTTCAAAGGCAAGAATcacacgatgatcctcgaagtcgTAGCTAACTACAGGCTATGGATTTGACAAGCATATTTTGGGGTTGCTGGGtcgaacaacaacatcaacgTCCTACAGTCGTCACCCTTTTCAATGAGCAGTGCCTTGGCGTGGGTCAGACCaccagtttcgtcgccaacggcaaccagcacgaTATGAGTTACTATTTggctgatgggatatacccCAGGTGGCCCGtatttgtgaagacgatcagatgccaaCATATCCTAAGAAAATTTACTTGGCGCAACGACAaaaggctgcgcgcaaggatgtggaacgGGCATTTGATGTGCTCTAGTCACGATGAGCTGCGGTGAAGGGTCCAACATGCCTGTGGTATGCTGATTGCATTgttgatgtcatgtacgcatgtatcatcatgcataacatgatagtccAAAATGAAGTTGCAGAACTCACTGATAGGGCCAATGAAGATGGTGTCGGACAAAGCAACTGTGTGGCCACCGCCTCCATACGAATGGGGATACCCCGAGGTGAGGCTGAAAGGGTCCAAGCATTTGCTGATATACGCTTGCAAGAAGCCTATATTCGACTCCAGcatgatataattgaagagttatgggcacgTAGGATTGCACCTTGATATCTTTGTAATTTGTTTGAATGGTtgtttaatcatttttttattgtagtaGACCTTTTTTTGATTGTAAtgtgtttattatttttattgtatgAAAATTATGTTTGCACTTTTTCGGTAATATgttcaattttaatttcgtatttgtcaatttatttgttgggcTAGGGCGTTGGTTAAGCTATTGCTAGCCTATTGCTAGGCTGAACTATTTACTCTCTCCAGATGTGCAGGTATGACATAAGGGTGTGCATGTCTGGCAGAAACAATTTGATTAAATTGCTCTTCAAGTGATTTAGGCATTTTCGTCTGAAAAGAGACTAATAAAATCGCATTCATGATTCATTAAATGTTAGGGTCATctgggaatttttttttgttagggatCTGTGTTGCTGCAACCTCGAACGGTAGAAACTAATGAGCCAGTTCACTCAATATCATGATagtatatgaaaaaaataagatcCATTCAATTAggaaattctttttttatggAGTATGATAGAAAAGAAAACATCTATTATTAATGAAGAATGGATCTCGAGAAaggagtttctaaaattaaaaagtttatACTTTTTAGGGATGAATTAAAGAGGAAAAAGTTTCACTATTCCGAGACGGAGGCAATATAGAAGTAGGGTGGGTTAATTGTTTATTTCGATACAAACCCGTATTACTGCAAAAATACATTTTTAGTTTTACTATGAAATAAGAGAATCTAAAGTGTGTGAAATGGTAGAATTGTGATGTTACGACAAAGAAGATTTATGGGCATAAAATTTCCATCAATTGGCAAGAAGATTGGGGATCAGTAAAAATAGGATCCCCTTGACCTTGACTCGGTCATATACTGTCTATGCATCATACATCATCACATTTACAATTTTACCATATTCCATAATTAATGATTTCCGGCTATTGCCAGTGGTTGCCGTTGTGAATGAGGCGACCGACGCGGCAACCATTCCCCTGCCCAATCTGATACTGATATACGAATTGGTGAGGAATTTTTCCGCTAACtttctgtcccacaataatagGATACGCCGGCGGCTTTGACGAGATCCGTTTGAACTGCCGACCGCCGGAGATCGGGCACCTCGGAGGTAAACCTCCGCCGCCGGTGTACATACCGAAGGCAGATTTCGAGTGGCTGCTGAAGGAGGTAGGCGGAGACACCTTTTTGCTGGATTTGGGGGCGGAGAGGAAGGCTCTGATCTTCAAGGACGACGACCGATCGTATTCCTCGATGAGATTGGTTAGATCCTCATCGGAGGTTATCGATATCAAAGCGTCCAGATCATCCGCGGGCAATTGGCACCTCAAACTCACCGATGATCCACACATCTCTCCCATCTTCACCAACAGCTCTATAATTTCATTCATATTAGAATTTTCCCCAAATAAAACctaaatctgaaacactcatgCTAGATGTGCTGTGTAACAAATTTCCGAAAATTCACCAATTATAAGCATTTGAATAAATTGCTCACCGGAAAAAGAAATAGAGCTATGAACAGAGAGGACGCGAGTTTCGCCGCCGTGATAACGGAGTTTCCCGTCGGAGTGACGGGGGAGAATCCGTCCGCCGTAGCTACATAGAAACTTGATGGATTTGGGAGTGAGATTGTGAGAAGGAAGTGAAGATCCAACCATAGTTGTGGTGTTGTGGGGGATTTCTATGGGTATTGTCTGCTTtttggtggtggaggtggtgatGAGAGACAGAATGTTAACAAGAAGAATGAAGGAGTGGCAAAGCCTCTGGAAGCTACCAAATATCGAAcacttatttatagagttttcTGGCTCCTATTTTTATACGTAtcttattgaatattttaattttctaatatCTCTAATATGAGTGAGAGTTATAGAATATTTGTAGTATgctaatgtttttattttgttgaatgacaaatattgattaaaagatactctctttgtccctctgtagtagaaaTGTTTCTTTTttgcacgagatttaagaaattgtgttaaaagcGAGTTAAGTGAAATTGTGTTAAAAGCGAATTAAGtgaatgaagaataaagtaagaaaggaaaaaagtagaaagatgaaaacagaataaagtaataaagagtaaaataagagagaagaaaaatcggtattttttattaaaatagaaaatgactTAGCTATATTTAGACAGccaaaaaaagaatacgactcaactataTAAAGACAGATGAAGTACTTATTTAGAGATATTGGAAAATGGAGAACTTTTACGATAGATAATCCTACTACTATTAAGATTTGATGATTATTTTGAAGGACTTTTTtgcatttttacttttttagaaTAATTATGAATACAGAATACATACTGTAATGCTCAATATGAAACAGTACTTTATCCAAGAATTTCGGATATGAAAAATGATTCCGCATGGACCACAACACAATGAATATATATAATGACTTAAAAACCtgctaattttgttttattactatatttatttttaataatatgcattttctacTTTTGAAAATTGTACACCACCAGTCTTTTCAAACCAATTTATTTACATAAAATCAAGCATAGCATAGCTAATTACAACTatctaaatttgaaatttagtACAATATCCTACAACAAAATGTGGAGTATGAGAGTATCTAACATTGAAATTTAATACCAATAACCAAAAAGAATATTTACCTAAGAAAACGAAGAAGAGTAAACATAATTTATACTAATAATATACGAGTTATGACACACACCATTTCTGATAAATTTTCAAAGAAGGTCCTAGATGACGAAGACCGAATTGTTTGAAAGGAAAATTTGATGGCCACCAGCAACAACTGTCGTGATAAATTAGATGATTTGCGTTTCTTagcttttttctttttatttttcctttagaAAAATATGAACAAAATTCGAATTCGAAATAACAAATTGTCAAATTGCATGCCATctttttcattaatttattaaactattttttaatactatttgatCACCAATGAGAAATACCCGACTGGATTTTGGAAAATGACGTGCGGATTTAGCACTTTTGTTGGTTGGGGTGGTGGGGTGAAATTACACAAAAACGACTATTTTTAATTAGAATGATTTTAGAAAGAAAATACTAATAATTGAATATGGCGAGATTTTTGTTTACAACGCTGGACATATTCACATTGCATGTGGATCCCAAAAATTATTTCAgtcatttaaataaatttacttcTTCGAAATCAGAATATCAGTCAATAGTTGAATTTTCTTTGACTAATATTGAAAAGGcttatttttatgaattaattGACTACAAGTATACATATTATACTTTCAAATTGTGAATTTTAAGCAACTCTggttttttataaaaatacatgaattttttataaaaaaaaacttgattTTTAATATGAGATATTGACCCCTAATATAATAGAACTTTCAAAAAGGTGAATTTTTCCCATAAACTTTCAacttggcaaataatatcacaaattttacCTGAGTTTCTTATTTCATACCGGCAAAAAAATTCGGACAGATAATATCGTGATAcgaatttttttcataatttctcGACAATAACTTCAAGAGTTTCAAGTTCTTCAATCTTTGaggatagtttttcttgaagcacaccttCCAAAATTGTTCTTCATTCCATTATTATAGCTAGAATTATTTCGCTAGTGGGAAATAGTGAATGCACGTAAAATTCGTTATATTATTTACCAAGTTGAAAGTACGTGGGGGAAAACCTAATTTTTTGAAAGTTCTATGATATTAGAGGCTAATATGCTGTAATTTTGAATTAATACAAAATTTATAGGCTTATGACTAACTCATGCTATTTTTGCAATTAAAACGTCACCCACAAGTGTACGGGATAAGTAGCACGTGACAAGCTAAAATTATCGATCCACGAAGACTAAAATCCGGTTTGAGTATTATGAAGCAACTTTGA is a window of Salvia splendens isolate huo1 chromosome 3, SspV2, whole genome shotgun sequence DNA encoding:
- the LOC121793449 gene encoding uncharacterized protein LOC121793449; this translates as MVGSSLPSHNLTPKSIKFLCSYGGRILPRHSDGKLRYHGGETRVLSVHSSISFSELLVKMGEMCGSSVSLRCQLPADDLDALISITSDEDLTNLIEEYDRSSSLKIRAFLSAPKSSKKVSPPTSFSSHSKSAFGMYTGGGGLPPRCPISGGRQFKRISSKPPAYPIIVGQKVSGKIPHQFVYQYQIGQGNGCRVGRLIHNGNHWQ